The Chitinophagales bacterium genomic sequence TAGCATAGCAGATGCGTTTGGACATGCAGCGACACAAGCGCCACAGCCTATACATGCTGCCGCAGCAAAAGCTTCATCAGCACGGTGTTTTTCTATTGGCAGAGAGTTAGCGTCAACAGCATTACCTGTATTTACAGATACATAACCACCGGCCTGTATAATGCGATCAAGCGAAGTACGGTCTACAACCAGGTCTTTAATAACCGGGAATGCATTCGCCCTGAACGGTTCTACCACAATTGTATCGCCATTTTTATACTCTCGCATATGCAACTGGCAGGTTGTAGTATGATGCCACGGACCGTGTGCACGGCCATTGATGTGCATACTACACATACCACATATACCTTCACGACAGTCATGGTCGAAAGCGATTGGCTCTTTACCCTCCGAAACCAGTTGCTCGTTCAGCACATCGAACATTTCTAGGAAAGACATTTCAGAAGAGATATCCTTAACCTGGAAGGTTTCGAAGTGGCCTTTTTCTTTATTGTTTTTCTGACGCCATACTTTCAACGTCAAATTCATATTGTAATGTTCCATAGCAGCTAATTGCTAAAAATATTGTCAAATTATTTATAACTACGTTGAGTCGGGTGAACAACATCGTAAACAAGGTCTTCCTTATTCAACTCAAAATTACTTTCACCTTTATATTCCCATGCAGCAACGTACATATATTTATCATCCTGGCGCATTGCTTCTCCATCTTCAGTCTGGTACTCCTCGCGGAAATGGCCACCACAACTTTCATTTCGGTTCAGCGCATCTATACACATCAACTCTCCCAGCTCCAGGAAGTCGGCAACCCTGTTAGCTTTATCCAGTTCAGGGTTGAACTCATTGATGCCTCCAGGTATGCGTACATTACTCCAGAATTCTTTACGCAGCGCTTTTATTTCTTCTATCGCTTCTTTCAGTCCTTGTTCGTTACGGGCCATACCACATTTATCCCACATGATCTTACCCAGGCGTTTATGGAAACTTTCAACACTCTCAGTTCCCTTAATGCTCATCAACTTATTGATACGGTCGCTTACCGACTTCTCGGCCTCAACAAAAGCCGGATGATCAGTTGGAATAGCCTTGGTACGGATATCATCCGCCAGGTTGTTACCTAATGTATAAGGTATCACAAAATAACCGTCTGCCAACCCCTGCATCAGCGCAGACGCTCCCAGGCGGTTAGCACCATGGTCGCTGAAGTTTGCTTCGCCTAATGCATACAAGCCCGGAACAGTTGTTTGTAATTCATAGTCTACCCAAAGGCCGCCCATTGTATAGTGTACTGCCGGATAGATGCGCATAGGCACCTCGTATGGATTCTCACCTGTTATCTTTTCATACATCTCGAACAGGTTACCGTACTTGGCTTTTACTACTTCTTTACCCAGAGTAGTTATTGTATCTGCATCAGCGTCATTAATACCTTGCTTGTTGACCTCCATTTTGCCATAACGTTGTATAGCCGAAGAGTAATCCAGGTATAC encodes the following:
- a CDS encoding succinate dehydrogenase/fumarate reductase iron-sulfur subunit, with protein sequence MEHYNMNLTLKVWRQKNNKEKGHFETFQVKDISSEMSFLEMFDVLNEQLVSEGKEPIAFDHDCREGICGMCSMHINGRAHGPWHHTTTCQLHMREYKNGDTIVVEPFRANAFPVIKDLVVDRTSLDRIIQAGGYVSVNTGNAVDANSLPIEKHRADEAFAAAACIGCGACVAACPNASAMLFTSAKVSHLAMLPQGSPERKDRVLNMVSQLDKEGFGGCTNIGACEAECPKGISLENIARLNREYMNAVLDGGSNNSI